The genome window AACTCATCATATCATCCAATCTTAAATTCTTTACATCATTGATACAaataagaaaagagagagagagagagagagagagagagagagagagagaattgtttgtgctatatatatatatatatatatatatatatatatatatatatatatatatatatatacattactcTAAAAAAGATTGATCCAAGGAAATCACTAAGAGCTTGAGATAACATTATTATCCTGCAGAAGCAGATTAAAGGAAAAATGAGAAAAGGAAACATCTTCTTCAGATTGCTTCCAATAGCTCCTCTTgctcaccgcatggccgaagcgtattagagtaagggaacAACGTGGGGGTATGATAGTCTGTCAGCGATGACAacttcttgagttctccatcgTTAATATTCAAGCTGTACAGCACTTGATCTATGGTGAAGACAAGTAGCTTGGTCGACGCCATCTCACTTAGCACGACGAAGCTCACGTAACATGGTTCCCTAAACCCCAACTCGGCCAAGCTTATCTCTTGCACCTTCACCCATCCTGGTGCACCGTCGCCTGTCTTATTCAGCAGCCACAGAACGAACATGCCAGAAAACGTGCTGTGACGGATCAGGCACAGTGACTTCCCCTCCCACTTGGCTATTCCGATCGTGTCGAAGAAGTCGACGACTGCATCTTTCGGCATAGTGATGATCTGCGTGCGCTCCTCCCTTATATCAAAGGCGACGACACATGACTCAATCCACATGTACGACCTCAATTCTGACGATGCCCAGAACACGGTGTCGTCGCAAACCACCGGGTGCTCCAAGTCTAGTTCCCTCCCCCCGAAGTCGAGctccttgtccatcgtccacgCCCTGGCAACTGAGTCATATACCCGACAGTGTTGCAACGCGCTCCATCTCCGTGTGAGATAGACCAACTTGTAGTCTGTCGTCACCCCATCTCCGTTGTTTATGAATCTTACCGCGATCCCACCCTCGCTACACTTGCCCGGCGGGGAAGGGAGCTGGCACCGAGTCCCACGGGCTAGGTTGTAGACCCATAAGACAGGGATAGCATCGAACCATCCATATTTCCTTTGCAagacaaagacgaggccaccagctgaACCAAGGATTATGGTTTTTCTCTTCCCTAGGAATCGGATGCTGCTACTGGGCACGCCAGCATAGGGGTCAATGGGGATGAAGGACCTGAAGATGTTGCAGCTGTTGATGAAGAAGCCGGAGATAGCCTTGTTGTAGTATGACTGTGAAAGGAGGAAATGAGAATCTGACGAGAGCTGGTAGAATGTCTTGCAAACAGGTAGGAGCTTGAAGAAGGCCTTCGCCGGCAAGTAGGATATGATCTCTGCGATCACGTCGTTGGGAAGGGGACAACTCATGCTTCTGAGCTTCTTCGGACCAACAAAGTCGATGCTACAACGATGGGAAGATTAGAAGGACTACCTCCGTTATATATGGATGAATAAGAGGGAGGGAGATATGTAAAGGGAGGAGGATTAGGAATCTTGGAATGAAAAGGAATTAACTTTAAACTCTCCTTATTTGAATTCGAGAAATAAAGGGACTTATGCCTTTATTGTATTATGTTTTTGGGATATTTTGGTCCCTTTATCATCAATCAAAAGAGAAATATATTTTGTTGTAAGGATTGTACTGTTCTTGTTGGCCCCAACGATCATCAAGAAATAAGTAGGATTATATTATGTTATGACTCTACTGCATTATCTATATTCTAATATATTTCATCTAAGATTTTCTCTCGAACGAGTCTAATATTACTGTTCTAAAATCTCTCGTCTCTTAGTCACTAAATGCTTTTGATGTCCTTTGTTCTATGTTTTAGATCCTAACATTTGAATTTTTAATATCCTTAATTCTGGTCGAcactgttggggatggaggaacaaggaaaaaacagaatactacgatacgagtacaagataccaaatgccgACTCTATCTATCTGTTTATATTTCTATCTCCGTTTCTTTACCTTGCTatatgaactatggtcctatttataggagctAATGACAAccatcctataactactagattgaggtagttattgaaaccaccctataactactagattatgATTGAATtgattattgaaatcatcatgtaaccactaaatcatgataactatcatTAATTCTGATCGGCACAGTTTATGTTTGCTTTTTGGCGGTGCGATGATCTGCGCGCTCTTCGTCTTCATGTCGAAGGCGACGACGTTCAGCCCTAATTTCTACGCCCAAAACACGATCTCACCGCAGACAACCAAGTGCACAAAGTTTAGTGCCTCTAGCCCGAAGTCGAGctccttgtccatcgtccacgCTCCGGCCACCGCGTCGTAGA of Musa acuminata AAA Group cultivar baxijiao chromosome BXJ2-3, Cavendish_Baxijiao_AAA, whole genome shotgun sequence contains these proteins:
- the LOC103978043 gene encoding uncharacterized protein LOC103978043 yields the protein MSCPLPNDVIAEIISYLPAKAFFKLLPVCKTFYQLSSDSHFLLSQSYYNKAISGFFINSCNIFRSFIPIDPYAGVPSSSIRFLGKRKTIILGSAGGLVFVLQRKYGWFDAIPVLWVYNLARGTRCQLPSPPGKCSEGGIAVRFINNGDGVTTDYKLVYLTRRWSALQHCRVYDSVARAWTMDKELDFGGRELDLEHPVVCDDTVFWASSELRSYMWIESCVVAFDIREERTQIITMPKDAVVDFFDTIGIAKWEGKSLCLIRHSTFSGMFVLWLLNKTGDGAPGWVKVQEISLAELGFREPCYVSFVVLSEMASTKLLVFTIDQVLYSLNINDGELKKLSSLTDYHTPTLFPYSNTLRPCGEQEELLEAI